The Listeria monocytogenes genome window below encodes:
- a CDS encoding MDR family MFS transporter, translating to MTKWLPKDLWIVIIGMVLLYTGLSFIWPFNMIYMTQELGMSTTDASIVLLINSGVGIISSIIGGLIFDRFSGFISLTIGTIILVLSTASLCFFHGFPFFIWNLWAVGIAMGMVFSGLYAAAGLTHPTGGRTGFNAIYVAQNIGVAIGPMLAGLLAKQGMSHVYIGSFVFAIAFAGYFFFFFHKIDWKSERVSAETKHRKKGAKREFPTKLALCSFILLLLTYLLCQLPHVQWQSNLSTYMTEIKGVTSSEYGNLWSLNGALIVLGQLILIPVVNRFKKYLLAQIYIGIFLFILSFVVAMNASIYSGFVLGMIFLTLGEMFAWPAIPTIAYQLAPKGAAGLYQGLVNGMATAARMLAPFLGAIVVQNLGGIKALFIGAFILLGCALISITLQQILQKKNQQDKTGLKISVNQGE from the coding sequence ATGACAAAATGGTTACCAAAGGATTTATGGATTGTTATTATTGGGATGGTGTTACTATATACAGGGCTATCGTTTATTTGGCCTTTCAATATGATTTACATGACACAAGAGTTAGGGATGTCGACAACGGACGCTTCAATAGTGTTGTTGATTAACTCTGGAGTAGGAATTATTTCTAGTATTATTGGCGGACTTATTTTTGACCGTTTTTCTGGATTTATTTCACTTACGATTGGAACGATTATATTAGTACTTTCAACAGCTTCGTTGTGTTTTTTTCACGGATTTCCGTTCTTTATTTGGAATTTGTGGGCGGTAGGTATCGCGATGGGGATGGTCTTCTCTGGATTGTACGCAGCAGCTGGATTAACACATCCGACTGGAGGAAGAACAGGATTTAATGCAATTTATGTAGCACAAAATATTGGCGTAGCTATTGGTCCAATGCTAGCAGGACTCCTAGCGAAACAAGGAATGAGCCACGTATACATTGGTTCTTTTGTATTTGCGATTGCTTTCGCAGGATATTTCTTCTTCTTTTTCCACAAGATTGATTGGAAATCAGAGCGAGTAAGCGCAGAAACAAAACATCGTAAAAAAGGTGCTAAGCGCGAATTCCCGACTAAGCTAGCGTTATGTTCTTTTATTCTATTATTGTTGACATACTTACTTTGCCAATTACCGCACGTGCAGTGGCAGTCGAATTTATCTACATACATGACAGAAATCAAAGGTGTGACATCGAGCGAATACGGAAATTTATGGAGTTTAAATGGCGCGCTGATTGTACTTGGTCAGCTCATTTTAATCCCTGTTGTAAACAGATTTAAAAAATATTTACTCGCACAAATTTATATTGGTATTTTCTTATTTATTTTATCTTTTGTTGTCGCAATGAATGCAAGTATTTATAGTGGCTTTGTACTCGGAATGATTTTCTTAACACTCGGAGAAATGTTTGCTTGGCCAGCGATTCCGACGATTGCTTATCAACTTGCACCAAAAGGAGCGGCTGGATTGTATCAAGGACTTGTGAATGGGATGGCGACAGCAGCGCGGATGCTCGCGCCGTTCCTAGGAGCAATCGTTGTTCAAAACCTTGGTGGGATCAAAGCTTTATTTATTGGCGCCTTTATTTTACTTGGATGTGCATTAATTAGTATTACGCTCCAACAAATATTACAAAAAAAGAATCAACAAGATAAAACTGGTTTGAAAATTTCCGTGAATCAGGGGGAATAA
- a CDS encoding HdeD family acid-resistance protein translates to MRKLYTYFVLILGVAMIGLGIYLMFNPSTSLQALTIFIGIILVLNGINEVISYFGERKYWSISKWIMLDGILSILVGGFAIFESNMAERVFIIIFAIWILASAILRILTAFAVKGFPGWTLLLIMGIIGLIIAVISLFTNTLVAIAIGIILGLFFIFQGITCLSLWWVIQKGDSGK, encoded by the coding sequence ATGAGAAAATTATACACGTATTTCGTTTTAATTCTTGGTGTGGCGATGATTGGTCTTGGAATTTATTTAATGTTTAATCCAAGTACTTCACTGCAAGCACTCACTATTTTTATTGGGATAATTTTAGTTTTAAATGGGATTAATGAAGTGATTTCTTATTTTGGAGAACGTAAATATTGGAGTATTTCTAAATGGATCATGTTAGACGGGATTTTATCCATTCTTGTTGGTGGATTTGCTATTTTCGAATCGAATATGGCAGAACGAGTTTTCATTATTATTTTCGCAATTTGGATATTAGCATCAGCGATTTTGCGTATTTTAACGGCGTTTGCTGTAAAAGGATTTCCGGGATGGACTTTACTACTTATCATGGGAATTATAGGATTAATTATTGCTGTTATTTCCTTATTCACGAATACGTTAGTAGCGATTGCGATTGGTATTATCCTTGGATTGTTTTTTATTTTCCAAGGAATTACATGCCTTTCTCTTTGGTGGGTTATTCAAAAAGGTGATTCCGGGAAATAA